ttttgattaattacaatttaaaaaaaaaacaactcatTACATATGAGTATTGGCAAAACCCCCTTAAAAAAACACATGATTATCAGGCAATGGAATTTCAGATCCTGGCACACCAATTCAGTAAGGACCAATCTTAGCAACTGTGGAGTCAGAAATGAGGCTTATGAGTCACACAATCCTCACATATGTTCTCAATAATGAACCTTTTCATGCATTTCAAATCCTCAAAGACACTGCACAacatttacattttttattGCAAGTGATCATTCAAATCATTGTGATAATTATGTCTTCAAAATGTGGCTTTAGGGTCAAATATAGGCTAGAAAGCAATGAGACAACCTCGATGTTGTCCCATATACTTAGTAACAGATAAACACATCCACTCTCGTACATCTGGAATTGACCCCTTATCCAATTAAATATTTTGGTAATAATAGGATACTAAGGCAGAGATAAACTTCTTGTTCAAGATGAAAACTTAATGGAAATCAACATACCATTTGAACATGAAATTCTTTGACGGAAGGCCCACTGGATACAAGTAGGAATAAGCATTTATGTCATCAACTACTGAAGCCATTTTCAACTCTTCCTCAGCCAACGACCCTGCAGGGTAACATAACTAATCCTGAATCATGGCCTGAAAACTCATTCCAAATGGCATGACTCAAACAAGGAACATATCCAATTCATTACTTCTTCCACTGCAAGTTACCGGACCTTTTGCATTCCTTTTGAGGTCCCCATTTGGCCGAGGACTCCGTAGGAATGAGGATGTACTATTTGTAAGGTTATACGGTACCATTTTCAGTCTCGCTAAGCACTAGAGCTGGTGCACACAAGCACGAGCTCGCTAGTCAAATAATCTAATACTTCTCCCCACGAGCAGACCGGCGTTCatactaaaaaatcataaagcaTGAACTTATGCTAAACGGGGAGCCCAGCACTACAACACACGGGCTCCTTACACTAACACTGTACAAGAATATGTGCACAGGGGGGAGAAATCTTTTAGGTGCTCCAGCAACACAAAATCCCTGCACACCTGAAAAACCCGTATTGTGTCCCGAGTGTTGCGAAtatcctaattttttcttttgaaatgataTCTCGCCGTGCGGTATTCGCCTCGGAAAAGCGGGATCGGGAAGTAGCTAAAAGTTCGCTCCTAGATGTAAAGGTCGATGTTTTAATACTATAACAACTCGCACGCAGCACTTCTACAGTGGGTCCGTTCCACAATTGCCAAAAAGCGAAATTTTGGGCAGCTGAAGAGAATTACCTGAAGAAGGAGCGACGAcaaataaggaagaagaaaggccaAGCAGCACCAAATCCCTTCTTCCAAAACCATTAAAGAAGGCGggtccggctccggctccggctccggcacACGAACTCGCCACGGCTTTCGGAACGAACCCGCATTCCTTCCGTACGAGCACGGCTCTGTTTCGCCATCTGAAGCCGAACCCACGAAAGGAAAACGCACTCACATCACCATCGACAAGTCAAGCactgcgagagagagagagagagagagagagagagagagagagagagagagagagagagaacctgagACAGAGTGGATTGGAaagcgaaggagagagaggaagcatCGCGGGGAAGAATTCTGGAGCTGGTGACTGGTGGGTAGATGGGTTTGCTCTCAGAGGAGAACCATGGAAGCGAAAAGGAAGGAGCTTGCGCGCTTTCCACTTTCAGCTCATCCACTCGGACACAGGATGACACTTTCTAtcgcttcttcttcagccagagagagagagagagtgccgTATTTCATTATTGTCCGAAGTAATAGctatggtttttctttttcctaaatatataatttagCAATGTGATATTTCctgcctcttttttcttttctattttgtttttaacGGGAAGCAATGCCATTTTACAGCCTACGTATCTCAATTGTAAGGACCATGAAAGAAATTAGTGTGCTTAAACCAAGTTTTCTCTGCCACTGTATGTTTCCCAAAATAAACTCATCACATCGTACAATCGCATTGTACAGAGATACAATAAAATCATAGTATAAGGGCATTGATTGATTTAGTGGAATTGAATTTTAAGATTTTCcgaaaatataatcaaattttctcGTTAACTccattcaattaaattaatagaaaatgttaacttgccttattttattactttattaaAATATGTAGTGATGAAATGGCATCTATCAAGCACCGCGTCAAAaaagtattcaaaaattaaagagaaatacaaactaaaatagattaaaataaaaaaactaaaagttaAAAATACAAACtgcaaataaaaagacaaactaagggcgtgtttggtaacatttctatttaaaattgtttatgtttaaacaaatgtaaaaaaagtatttatgttcctagaacaatttttgaacaaaaaaacacgtttgaaacttgttctaataaaaaatgaacaaaaacacgtttggtaaatttgtataatttttttatttcttttaatttttaaatatttttattttattttttctattttctttcttatttttcttatttattttttctattttctttcttatttttcttatttatttttcctttttcttttttcttcttttggttggcggcctcgcccggccacggcaaggctcggcctcgccttggctaggcgagctcgagctcgcccggatccggcgaggctcggcggtGGCCCTGCgaggccgccgggcgagctcggcccggcgagatcgagctcgccacCCTCAaaggcgaggttggcctcgctgGGGCCGGCaacgccggcgaggtcgcccgccatggccgaggccatcggccaaaaaaatagaaagaaaaagaagaagaaaagaaaaagaaaaaaaaaaagaaagaaaaagtgttCTTAAAATGTGTTCCAAACaagaaaacaactttttttttttgtttcgtttctgttccagatgtgtttctttaacaaaaaaaatagttttagaataaaatgcaaacaaatgcgtttcgtttttttttttcccagaacaaaaaatagaaatttttgttctaaGGAACAAACAATttaacaaacgcagcctaaggctgcgttcgtttcacggaaaataacttccagaaaatgttttccggattttccggtgttcgtttcacggaaaatcaacaactcaaggaaaatattttccatcaacaaGAAAATTTACATGCAAagttaaggaaaatgttttccacaaCTTCCtccgccttttttttttttctttctttcttttctttttatttttcttccttagctTGACGGTGGCCGGCGACCAAATCGACCAaggcgaccggcgaccggccgcggTCGCGAGccgccgagctcgcccggccggcgaggcccgcctagcccgATTTGTGGAAGCCCGCCGCCCGAGCtcgcgagctcgagcctcaccagacgggcaaggcgagcctcgccgctgGGGCGGAGTctcggcctcaccagatccggcgagccgggcgaggctcgggcctcgCTGAAGCTGCTGGAGGTCCCATGAGccgtgagctcgccggatctcgcgGCGGAGCTCGGCTTGCCTtgatcgggagcccgagctcgccgccagatccggcgagctcgcagCTCGCCCGCACCTCGGCGAGCCCGagcgaggcccgagccccgcccACTCGCGGATCTCGGCGACCGGACCTTGGTCGGCCGGATTTGGCGACCAGATCTTGGTCGGCTCGCCATCTTCGGGcatgcggcggcggaggaaggaggaaggaggaaggaggaaggaggaggaagaaagaggagtggcggcggaggaaggaggaaggaggaggaagaaggaggagcggcggcggaggaaggaggaggaggcaggaggcggcggcggaggaaggaggaggaggaaggaggagcggcggcggaggaaggaggaggaagaaggaggagcggtagcggaggaaggaggaaggagaaggaggaaggagaaggaaaagaaaaggaaaaaattaaaaaagaaaaagaaagaaattagttaacgaacggtggaaaatgttttccactcaaaatttaagaattagcAACACTGGAAAATGTGgccattttcctggaaaataacttccgggaaaatattttcctgagaTGGtccattttccgtgaaacgaacgcagcCTAAATCAATTGTAGGCTTTTACAAAGCAGCCACCATCACTAACCATCGTCCGAAAGAGATGACGGCGGTGGTCACCGACAATATTTGTTCCTGCCTTTTTTTTACTAGTTCTTAAAAATTatcctttttaatttatttaatctgattaagataaaaagataaaaaaaaaaaaatatcacgtAAGCATTTTTCGTTGATTAAGTTAGATGGAATTAATagaaagatttgattgcatattttgaaaattctgTGATTCAATTGTACTTCCGTGATCAATGTTAAGATTTTATCTCAAATATTAATTTGTTACTCGTTCTATGTAGCAATAGAATAAAATCTTATGCGTAAGCAAACCTGGGTTCGGATCTCATCCATACGTTGGTATCCTCCCTGATCGAACCGGGGTTTGGATCCTTCTGGGCGGGTGGGTCAACAAGGGATTCTCATTTCATATGAGCCCTTGAACGTGGGCTTCTTCTCCTATGCGAAATTACGTGTGAATCGCAAGAAGGAATCGAACCGCCCACggactatttttcttttaatttttgggtGTACAGTACTTTTACCTCTTCGTTATTAATGGAAAGTTATATTGCAGTTGTATGTGTAAAGTATTTAGAATCTCGATTACCACAAACGTTTTTGTTTCTGGCATTTCATTCGGCACTGATTTCTCACAGGAAGTCAATGGCCAAAGGTTGGCTCCATAGACTAGTGCATAGATAAAAACTAGAGCAGGAACTGTTCTAGAACAACGGAGATGGACGGTAATAGATTATACCGAGTTAGGAATGTATCGCTTGATTGTATAGACCTACAATGATAAGAACATTAGTTCTTTAAGTGAAGGAGTTTGTGACATCTCAAGTCCCACATTGGTTGTGAGAGATCTCATAAATGACTATCGTTATTTACTAAAAAGATATTTCGgagaaaattagaattttgagTTGGGAATTGGCATAATCTGAATGACATTTGAGGTAAATGGACGTGATGAAATGCAATTATCTGTAATCAAAGAAGATCCGAACCAACCCCAGTTCTCTTGGGTGACGAGGCTGATTCCTCCTTGTCTTCCTTATCAAGTGCTCCAAAAAGGGGCATCTCTCACTTTGCTTATGCTTAGGGAATGAACAGGAGAAGAGGAAAATCATCAATGCATTGCCGGAAGGGGGATTTACTCGGATTAGAAGCTAAAGCAAGGGTGTTTTATTTCGATTCAATATTACATGAGCAGCACTATACAGATGTGAATGGCCAGATGAATATCTCTAACATATTCATCCATTTATTAAGAAACATTACGGCTCGCGATCGCAACAAATGATATATAAGCTCGAACACATAAAGCTTCTGATCACCTCACCATCCCCAGAAGGAGAATTTCCCGAGAAGTTTTAGGCCAGGACCTCTCTCTGGCCTTCATGAGCAAAACCCTAGCCCAAGCAACCCATGCTTCCCAGGACATCCTCTTGTCCCAGGGAGTCCCCCACTCCAGCAGCAGCCTCAGCCCGGCCTCGGCCTCCGTCTCCGCCTCCTCGTACCGCCCTTTCCCCAAGTACAGCTGCCCCAGCACCACCCGCGGCTCCCCGATGAACGGGTTCTTCTCGATGCTTTCCCTCAGCCTCCTTTCCACCGCGTCGTAATGCTCGGCTCCTCCCGACTTGCTCGCCTCGCACACCGCTTCCCAGTACTTGTCCCTCGCCTCGATCTGGTCCTTCGTGCCGAGGACCCTCGAGCACGACTTGAACACCGGCGGCACCACGAGTTGGATGTCCTCATCCCGCTCTTCGGATGGCGGCTCGGAGTGGGCGTTGCTCGTGCCCGTCTTCTTCTCGAGCACGAAGATCTCTTCCTCTCTCGCTATGAGCATGTAGACTGCGGCCATCCTCGACAGCGAGTTCATCCAGAGCCCGGGCTTCCCATCCCCGGGCCACAATGCCCAGATATTGTTCCCGGTTAACTCCAACCGCCCGTCGCTGTTCTCGAACAGCGTGTCCTGAAAAGTTAATCGCGTCAATCTCAACACAACAAGACTCAGAACGAGGTACGAATTTACAGAGGGAAAACTCGAATACAACAGATTGACTCATTTGTTTATAGTGGTGGTATGTCCAACATACCAGACCAAATCAATGGCAATGGTAATGAATAACGGATCTGGGTATGATGACAGGGCAACCATTACCTGAAATCCAAAGAACTGATCGCTGAAATCGGCCATAGTCATCATCAAGAGAATGGCGACCACCCTCCTCGAAACGAGCACGTCCTCTCCGGTCTTTCTGTGCTTCATCATTATCCCCTCGGCAGGCAACAGAGACTGGATCTTCTTCCGCCAGGCCTCATCACCTTTGAACTCTCCCTTCTTCTTGGCATTCTGGAGGGACACCTCTGAGAGCTTCAGATGCTCGACAAGCTCCGAGTCGTCGTAGCGGAAGAGCAGGTCGTTGCGGATGAAAATCATCCTAGGGAGAATGCAGTAGAGGTGGATGAGGCGCTCGGCAGCATCACCCACATGGCCGCGGACGACGTCACGGCTGGTGTTGGGTTCGAAGATGGCCAGGTCAATGGTGGGGTAGGCGGAGTGGAAGATGCCGGCGAGGCAGACGGCGTCAGGAGCCCCCCAGAGACGGAGGATGCGGTAAATGTTGAAGAGGTGCTCAAGGAAGCTGTTGTGCTTGTGCCAGCACTCCCCGGCACCGGCCGAGCGGAGAGTGGCCACAAGGGAGGGGAGGCGCGGGTCGATGACCTCAAGCTCCCCGCGCAGGAAGGGCTGCGCGTCATCGAGGAGGGCTTGGAGGTCGGCGGTGGTGGTGCGAGGCGAGAGAGATTGTGGTGGTGCTGTGGAGGCCATAGTCGGGAGGAGATGTAGTTTAATATCAAGGTTTTCTTGTGAACAAGAGTTTGTGTTTGTTGAGATATTTGTAGTGTCTTTTGGAGGAGTGTGTGATTGCTGCTAGACTTAGCTAAAGATCAAAGatcgaaatgagaaaaaaatgttataatttAGGTCCTTGTGATACAAAAAGGAGTTTGTAAAATAATATGTGCAGGGTTAAAGTAGCTAGTGAGCCGTGTACATATTTCACTTTACTTTTTAACTGCTTTCACTTAATTAAAGCTATATGAGTTAACTTAGATTAACACATAAAATGCAATGCCGATtcattctttttgggttttcttatttatgaaattaaatccCTAAACTCAACATAGACATGACTCGAAATGACTGCTATAATTTTATGTGCTTTAATCTAACATGCACTTAATGAACtattataaaatcctaaatgaCATGATACTATACTATGATAATCTATAAggaaaaagccataaaaaactccaaactttatctagtgtgacaaatttactctgaatttttttttgtgacataaaaactctaaactttgcCAATTGTGATTTACTTATTCCAAACTCTATAGCtgaagggcattttcatcttttaattttaatatttttttttttttttcttcttctctcttccctccattgGTCGTGGCGGAGGGAAGCTAGACTCAGGCGAGGGCTGTCCTCACTTGGGCCGAATTTGGTGAAGAATGCCCTTGCTTGATGCTAGGGAGGGTTACCCTCGCcagcctaggcgagggctgccctcgcttGCGTCAGGTCGCCCTCGCTTGCAtagggcgagggttgccctcccCAGATCCAGGGAGGGCTGCCTTGCTCGATGCCGGGGAGGGCAGCCCTTGCCTGAGTCCAACTTCCCTTGGCCGGCCACGGCGGacggaagaaagaagaaaaagaagaaaaaaagtgaaaagaaaaagaaaaagatttttaaaaaagtaatatACGAAAATGTTttatagtttgggataaatgtgtaaCGTGGGtataaatttggggttttttatattatgattttttttttggataaatatgTTACAGTTGgcaaaatttggagttttttgtgtcacaaaaaaaaagttagtgataaatttatcatactaggcaaattttgggatttttggtatcTTTTTCCTTAATCTATATGTAATACCAACATGGCATGAATGCTTTGACTTTCCATTTATTATATGAAAACGGTATGAAaggctattttttatttttatttttttatcgaGGTACCTAATCGAGAATAAAAATACGGAATCACCAAATAGAGATTCGTAATTTCAAATGATAGTTGATAGATCTAAAGTTCATTCAATCAACGAGTCCAACTAATTTTATTTAGTAAGCTACGCGCTTCAGTAGAAGGGTACCCAAAAAGATTCACATGCCCCTACTAACCCGATCAAATCAAGCCGCATTATTACATCCTAGAATGAAGAAACATGTCAAAACCACTAATTATCCCAACAACTATCCGATGTGTCATCTACACTAAGTAGCATAGAATTAAGGTGGAAAAAAAAGAGGCCCTGGACTTTACAAATCCTGTCTAAATCTCTAATCAGTAGATTCACGATTGACTACTACTACCTTTGAATCGTTTCACAGAAAAGGTTTCCCATTTTACTAGAGCTTTTGTCAGTCATCATGTAGTTAGTTGGAATTCTAAGTCATAATTTGTGTATACAGGCTGCTTCAAGCTTTTGAGAATCATTTATATGCACTACTAGATATTGCACTTAGTCCATAACGATAGGATAGGCCTTGTTCAGGAGTGTTGGAATTcatgatccaatttctagaaataccTAGAATTTAGATGTTGATATATTTTGTAAAAAGCTTAGACTCCTCTAGAAATGCCGAGAAAGCTCTAGTCTACTAATGATATAGTTGGAGCCCGTGGCCTAGAATGaaagcaaaatatgaaaatctcCGACAGAGCAGAGATATAATTCATGTCTAGAACGATTATTAAGCCTGATAAAGGCTTTGCAATCATTCATTCGTGCAAGTGGGTAGCAGAGCATAGAAAGCTTACACGCTTCCGTTATTGCTGCTGGGTTAGCTGTCGGGCTTGCTTCTATTGGACCTGGAGTTGGTCAAGGTACTGCTGTGGGCCAAGCTGTAGAAGgtattgcatttttagaaatactCCTCCGCCAACGCTTCTTGTATCTGCCTATTTCCATCAACTTGATAAACTTATATATCCCGTGACCTATATCcttgaattatcctacctatCCTTATCCATCCTCTACCAAATGTGCCCGGCATATATACACTCGCACACAACATCAAACCACAAGCTACCGATATCAAAACCATGTTTCCGCACACAGCCATATTTCAACAAGGAGCTTCCGATGATCAAGATAATCGTCTACAAACTTCATTTTTTACGTTCCATATCGCCTGTTGACTGAATGGAACCTCGAGAATTAGTTACTTAACTTTCATACTCGTTCATGCGTTTACGGAACCAAGAAGAAACTCAGGGATTTACAGAGGCAATGTGAGCTTTTGATTATACAGGCCACCTAGTGATAGATTCAGCCATCGgacctttttccttctcccagACACGACAACCACTGCAGATCACTATCGTCTTCGCGAGATGTTGAAGTGACGGATACCAATCACGTTTTGTGCTGGATAGCACATTCTGGATTGAGTTTGAAGATCGTGAGTTTCACAGCAACAGCATGAGTCGAAGAGACAAAGCTGATTTTAACTATTTGGGCCGGACAAAATCGAGTCGGTTTGATCCAAGCTGGGTCGAATAGACGATGCCGAATTTTAACTTCACCAAGCAGTCTGCATAACCACCAAAGAGTTGCAGCTTTATCACCAAGCTTTCTGCGGCCTACGGAACTTTCCTCGTCAATAAGCTATGGAAGGGAACGCGGCGAAAACCAGCATTATCCAAAGAGGGATGCCTTCTCTCAATAGAAGTCCTCGTTGAACTTAAGAATCTCCTGCAGACTTATCTCCGCTGATTTGAACCGACGCATTGGACTCCTATGATTGTCGACATAAAGCCGGGCTTGAAGGAGTGGGAAGAGACTCTCATTCACCCCCAAATTCATCAAGGTAATCGCGAAGATCATCACTCACTTTTCATCGAATTCTCTGATAAAAAATACTCGGATCACATGAATAAAATGATAGGAGACATGGGCGAAAGATTGAAAGCACCCAGAAACACATCTGAAGCACATTTCGACCGTCAAACTGAATGCACATAAATTGCGGCTGCAGAGATGCCGCATTTTGTCATGCCATACATGATTTCTCAAATTCTCTCAACATCTTTCGACATCAAGCTGCCGAGGACGCACTTGTTGTAAGATTATATACTACCATTCTCAGTCTATATAAACCCTATTGCTGGTGCATGCAAGCATGAGCTCGCTAGTTATACAATGTAATGCTTCTCCCCATGATCAGACCGGCGTTCGTCCTAGATGTAAAGCATGGAATGTGATGCTAAACGGGGTCCTCAACGCTAGAACACACGGGACGTCGTGCACTAACACTGAACTAGCAAATGTGTTCACGGACCAGATAGGAAGAGATAACTTTCAGGTGCTTCAGGAGCATGAAGTCCCCTGCGCACCTGAAAAGCCCATGACGTGTCCTTAATTTTGTGAACTtcgtgatttttcttttaaaatgatttctgGCCGCCTGGGGTGATTGCCTCAAATGGCGGGCTCAGTTTGGAACTAAAAATTCTCTGTTGGAGGCAAATGTgagattttcttaaaattactgctaattattttaaaagtttaagctgttagatgaatgcttgatttaattatattattccaaTAACCCCCTCATATTTAGTCTGGTCTTTTTGCTTAGTACTAAACATGAACATATTTAATTGAGGTGACAAATGAGGTCTGAAAATGTTTGAATTCAGAACCTTCAGCTCTgatattatgtgaaatttttgtaaaactactattaactattctaaaagcttaaattgttagataaatgcttgatttaatatttaattatttcaataataaaGATCAATGTTCAAATACGAGAACACTTATACACAGCACTTCTACATTCAGTTCCATTCCACATATGGAAAAGTGAAGTCTGGGAAGCTGATGAAATTCACCTGACGAAGGAGCAaatagggaagaagaaaggCCGAAGAGCACCAAATTCCAAAACCATTAACGAAGGATGGGTTCGGTTCGGGCACTCAAGCTCGCCATGGCTTTCGGAACTAACCTGCATTCCTTCCGGACAAGTGCACGGCTCTATTCCAGCATCTGAAGCCGAACCAACAAAAAGGAGAACGCGTATCACCATCAACAAGCTAATTACCGAGAGAATTCTGGAGCTGGTCGCTGGGTGGGTATCGCTTTCAGAAAGAACcattgaaatgaaaaggaaggaGCTCGAGTGCTTTCTACATTCGGCTCTTCCACTCGGACCTATCGATAATCTTATCGTATCGTATTATAATGTTGCATAAAGATGCGGTAAAATCAAAGTACAACGGCAtcaattgatttcttttgtcaAAGCATCGATGTCATTTTATCTAGCAATAGGTGATGCTAAGATAACGGCAGAATAACGGTGCCTTTTGAACTACAAATTTCTTTTGGTactttgctagcataatagtCTTTAGGATACTATAAGAATAATAGTTTATCGCGAGTtacaaattttcaaagaaaaaggtctcacaacaatttataattatttgtgatttgatattttgtgATCTAGTATGAGTTTGTTTGGTAACATTCCCCGAAATAACTtgttatgttcttttgttccttggaacaaaaacgaatagaaatctgtttggtgaattttttgttttttgggaataaaaatccatttttttgttctcaagaatagatttggaacaaaatcaagaaattaaaagaaaaaatgtcatttcTTGCTCGAAGAGTAATTCCtataattaaatctaattttttcttttctcttctctttcgcttcttcttcttccttttgaccgATCGTTGGCTTTGGCCATTGTCGACGACTAGTCGACGAGGGTCGGTGACCTTGCTGGAGTGTTGCTAGCCCCCGGCAATGTCGAGCCacgacgaggcttggcctcattGGCCAGCACGAGATTGGGCCTCGCCAAGCCAATGCAAGGTCAACCTCACGCTGCTTGGGCTAGTTGTTTGgtgaggctcgcttggccattacagggcttgacctcgccagccTGACCACCACGAGCCTTCCGTGATCTCGCTGGTCCTTGCCTTAGCCTAGCAAGGCTTCGACGAGCTTGCCAAACCTCGCTCTGCCGGTCATTAGCCACTGTTGTGGTTGGTGACTGgtcacaaagaaggaggaagaagaagagaaaaggaaaaagaaaaatgaaaaagagaaaaatataataaaagtattaaaaagttaaaagaaaaaaatttaagaacctACTAAATGCATTTCGGTTATCAagcgcgttcttttgttcagcaattgtttttggaaacataatcagaaaaaaatcatttatgataaaaaattatcctcGAAAATGGAATTGTTACTAAATGCGCtctaaaaattatcatgcaatcatttctcatttcttttcctaTCGACGCGATAATGtcactatttatttatttatttatttgggtaAGAAGTAATAATATATAGAGCTTTGAACTAATAATTACAAAATCCGGC
This Eucalyptus grandis isolate ANBG69807.140 chromosome 7, ASM1654582v1, whole genome shotgun sequence DNA region includes the following protein-coding sequences:
- the LOC104454024 gene encoding uncharacterized protein LOC104454024 gives rise to the protein MASTAPPQSLSPRTTTADLQALLDDAQPFLRGELEVIDPRLPSLVATLRSAGAGECWHKHNSFLEHLFNIYRILRLWGAPDAVCLAGIFHSAYPTIDLAIFEPNTSRDVVRGHVGDAAERLIHLYCILPRMIFIRNDLLFRYDDSELVEHLKLSEVSLQNAKKKGEFKGDEAWRKKIQSLLPAEGIMMKHRKTGEDVLVSRRVVAILLMMTMADFSDQFFGFQDTLFENSDGRLELTGNNIWALWPGDGKPGLWMNSLSRMAAVYMLIAREEEIFVLEKKTGTSNAHSEPPSEERDEDIQLVVPPVFKSCSRVLGTKDQIEARDKYWEAVCEASKSGGAEHYDAVERRLRESIEKNPFIGEPRVVLGQLYLGKGRYEEAETEAEAGLRLLLEWGTPWDKRMSWEAWVAWARVLLMKARERSWPKTSREILLLGMVR